AGATTCAGGTAAATTTGGTTTAGATTGTATGTTCCTATAGTGAGCTTCACTACTATCATTACAGAGGCTGGTTAGATGCATATAGAATTTCTCTCtactatctatctatatacTATCTCTTATTAAATCAGTCTTGACTTTCTTGAAATGGGTTCTACACACTTTCTTCGTTGCTTTAGGGTCTCGCCCTGAAGTTCTACCTTTTTAGTCTCACAGATACATTGAAGGCATACATGCTGCTCCTCATGATCCTTTGGGTTTGCTTCTGAATCCTTTCCAGCTCAAATGATCAAGAAAAAAACTACAGAGAAGATGTGCTGGTTTACTGAACACCCAGTGTCATAAGAACATTTAAACACAGAATCACAAAGGCTGTTTTAAAGGTGGGCAATTAATGACAGTTAGGTAGCTTGTTCAATGGACAAGTGATTGTTTTTCTATACATGAGATATCAAATtaaagacaaataaatgcaaTTACAGATAAAGGGAAATTGGCAATCTTAGCAGTCCTAGCAGCCACCATCTTTATACTCATTAAGGCAACACTGTAAAGGAATCTAATATTAGATGTAACCCAAATAATGCATACATTCAGATGATCCTGAAATATGATGTAAATCAAATagatgaaaaactaaacagtCTCCTTACACTTGGAAGATTCTCTTTGTTGTCTGTTTCATAATTACTTAGCCTCCTGGGTGTATCCAACAGATTGACAGATATGATGTATCATGACAGGTGTGGCGCGGTCAGAAAAGGTGAGGTTCCATCTCATCCTTTTATAAGTGTAAGTGCTAGACCGGCTATCAATACACACCGAAACACGGAGGTAATTCAACTTCAGTCGCTAATAACAGGGTTTTTTCTGGCTCTGAATGAGCCCCCGAGGGGTGGCATGAGAAGCACAATCACTCAatcttgttataaatataaatattatcatAGGCTATTGCCctattgtaaaagctgtccttgagcaATGTGTCTGTCACcttatttaatattttcctGATAAGTATTTTTTCTTACCAGGGAAGATGATGTCCAATGATAAAAAATAAGATATTATTGATGGTGCTGGAGAACCAATGATGCAATAACCTCGTATTTCAGGTCCAAACTGAGGATTCTGCAAACAACCAACAAAATTTTCTATGTAGGATAAATATTTTACTATACTTTTACATAGCTGCTATAATTATGTTTACTTACAGAACCGTTAAACCAGAGATATAAAAAGCAAGATTTgctgggtgggtactaacacagtcatgtgtgtccAGAGTGTACAGTGTCTCAGTGGTGGTTAAGATttgaggctgagggctgaggaaagtTAGTCACGGTCTGAGGGAAGTCTCTGTTAGTTCatcaaaatatataaactgaGTACTGAGAGTGTTTGAAGAGTATTGATAAAAAATCATGTTGAAATGTAAGACTGTATAGAAATACATAGTTTCTGTATTTGTATTGAGTAATCAGTGCATCTTTCTGGACCTGTAGATCTTCCTCCAGCCTCCAGATCCCAATGTGCCTCTGCCCCAGCCCCAGAGTCGACCTGGCTCTCGCAGGAGCAGGGCCATCTGTCTGTCCACAGGGCCCCGGAAACCCCGGAGCCTCTACACTCCTACACTGTGTCTTGCAGATGCAGAAAGTGAGTACCAAGGAAGTGATGAGTGTCACAATTTGTTAAACCACGCCTTTAATATCTTTTAGGAATCTTTACACACAGTCTCCTACATTTAGGCCAGCTCTCTAAAGCCAATGAATAATATAATATCGTTTAATATCGTTTTTTCTCTAAATTGCAAAGAAGCTAAAATCATTTACTTGCTAAGCAGATTTTAATGAGGGCCTTGTGTGCCTCATCTCTGGTCCCTGCATAGGTGATGCTTTGAGCAGCAGTCCCGACAGCACCCCCATGGGGAGTATAGAGTCTCTGTCTTCCCATTCCTCTGAGCAAAACACCTCCTCCAAAACAGCTTCCTCTAGACAGAGGACATGTCAGGACAAGTCACTCCTGGACCTCCGCCGGACACCTTCACAGCTTTCAAATGGCCCCCAGAGTGCCGTGTTTGTCAGCAGTCCCGACTCGAGCTCCAGGGAGGACACAGGACGCACAGATGGCGAGTCAGAGGATGCTCTTAGCTCATCCTCAGTCAGCACAACACCAAGGCTGTCTCCTGCACCCAAGAAAGCCCCACACTGTCGTGCTGACCTCAGGCCAGAGCTGCTGAACCGCTCCACTGCACCCTCTCTCAAATCATTGCATATATCCGAAGGTACGATAATCGTGAAGCGATGCCATTTGAAACGTAATTTGCAGTTATTTTGACTTAAAATCAAGTCGATCAGAATCTCATGAAAGTGAAATTTCAGGACAGAATAGATAAACTGGGTAGTTTTCACTGTTATGATTTATTCTTCAAGGGCTTTCAAACACTGACAGTAGCTTGTGAAAATTTAGTTATTTCCTGATTTATTCGGTGCAGCGTGATAGCTGTTCCTTAGTGTCTGCCTTTTGTTTCTATGTGTCATTTACAAGTTATTATTTGTGTGTCGCCCTTCAGGCCACAGGAGCTGCTCTGGATCTGTCCAAAGTTTATCAACACTGGAGTCCAAAGAGAGTTTAAAGCCTACTGAGCACCCAAACCTTCCACCAAAACAAGTGATCCGCCGCAGGATGGACACTTCAGTCAGCAACGGCTACCAAAGACCTGGCTCAGTGTAAAGAGCTTTAAAAAGCATATAATTTTTCTCATCATAAGTTAGAGTTTAACATGTCtccacaaaataaatacaagtcAACCAGGCTTTTACACAACTTGATTTTCTTTCAATCTCCCTTCCTCTCTGTTTGCCCTCTGAGTTTTCGGCCTTCTCCTTCATCTGTTTACGAGCATCGAGAGGTTTCTAAGAACAGAtgagtgtgtgttgtgagatttatgTCTTTTCTGCTCTGGTGGGAGAGCTGGCCTTAATTACATTCTGCTTGCTCTTGGGTTGCTGTGACCCAGCACCAGTCTGCACTAGATCTCTTGAGATGAATAGATAGTTTGACTTGTCGTGTCTAAGAAGCCAGTCACACTTGTCTTTCAATTAGTTTTCCCGTATAGCATCCAGCTAACTTGCCCTAGACTCTATTGTCCCCATGACTCTGGGGTTGTTATGTCCAGGGTCAAGTGCAGCCTTGCTATATAGTTATATAGTTTAACTCAGTTGAGCTTTGTGTTAAAGTTGAGTCTGCCAGAAGGAAGGAAACCTCCCATATTGTGTGGTTAAGCCTTTCATTTCATTCTCAATAATGAAAAATGCTGGCAAGAGCAAGTAAACCAACCCAGCACTGATACATTATAATAGATAACACACAGTTACAGTGTTTCATTATCTTAAAATCATCTTAATTGTCACTCATACATGTCTTTAATGGAATAATTATGGCTTGACATACTTTACACAATGAAGTGCACTGaactctgttgttttttttccgaTTGTTTTCAGGGTGGCTGCCCGAGCATTGCTTTTTGAAAATGCCTCCACCCAACAGTCTGCTCCAGTTGGAAGGTGATGTAAAATTACAACACCAAACAAGCCTTTGACCTAATCAATCCCACACTTATCTCCTTTACATTACTAAGCATATTTTTGTTGTCTTTACAGAGATGCCAAGGCAATGTATTCCTGTGAGGCAGAGCACAGTCATGAGCTCAGCTTCCCACAGGGGGCACACTTCTCAAACGGTGAGCAGAAAAAGCGCAAACACATACGCACATTTAACTGTATGCTTATAAGCTCACCTTCGGTTTACAGCAAAAGTGTTCGGGTTAAAGATTGCAAATGATTCGTTGAAAGGCTGATCGGAAGTGTAAATACTGTACACACAGAGGGGGTAATTTGCCTGACGTGTGCTGACAGCAAAGAGCAGGAACTTGGTGAATTTTCAGTGTTGAAATGGAAAATGTTTGCTCTTAGCGTGACACTCCCATATACATTATGAACAACCAAACAgtgccaggatttttttttattgcctcTTGCTTGTTTCCATTAAGAGATGACTTGGCCCACAAACAGTGTAGGCAGGTCACTGTAACCTGGTAATGAAAGGCACCAGTGCCGGTTTCCTCTTAGCACAGCCAGCAGAGCCAAATGCAAAAATGTCAACAAATGCTCCCCACAATTTACTAGCAGGCAGACTTTTATTGCTCTCCATTTTCTCTACATCTTAATTCAGCAAATCTCTGCTAGATTGTATTTACCGGacattttacagctgtttcccTTTGTTTTGGTGAATCTCCACAATAATTTAGTTTACTTTTAATGGTTTAAACTGTTTGAGTTGCTTTCACAATGGCTAAAATACAAATACTTCATAGGGACTGAATCTGAAGAGCAGACTAGCCCAGAGCCCTCCTcaatctaataataataataataataattcattaaTTCTTGTAAATTATGCAGTCAAATATAGGCTCAGTGATTCAAATCAGCTTATTCCAGATCAGAAGTCTGAATCTGTTTTTTCTTGGtatgtttttctctctcctgtCCTGTAGTCTACCCCTCTGTTGAACCAGGCTGGCTCCAAGCAACATACGAAGGAAAAACAGGTTTAATCCCAGAGAATTATGTCGTCTTCCTCTGACAGGTGGTAAACGTTGCATCTTTTCATGGTAtccatggaaaaaaaaattcacacaaTGTGCTTAAATGTCCCTATTATTATACTAATGCATATTATGCATTTTTAGCAGTTATCAAGCAGGTCAATAATTGCTTAAACAGTGCGACAAGTCCAAAGATATACCTCCCTTACTGTAACGACTATTGTGTGCTTCCAGAGAATGGACATTATTATGATTTAATTATGTTGTCTGCTGGCTGCACTGAGTGACAGTGTTCACTTACAAAATCACCAAACAATATCATATCCCATTTCACGCATTTTATTCTCAGAAAAAATATCATATTTTAACTTCCCATtatatcagcaaaaaatattcGTCAAGAAGTTAATGGAAATCTGCTGTCTCATAAACATTTTTACTGACTGTAATTTAACAAGCTGtgatttaaaatgagaaaatctATTTGAatctaatagaaaaaaaagtataatgGGTTTGCACCttaattttcatgtttttgtactCTGATCATTGCTCATCCACTGAATCTCCTCACTGCTGCAGTGCACTTTCTGGTTCAGTAGCTACACGGTACTGTAATGTACATTAAAGTTTGTAAGTCTTTTTCTCTGTAATTCCACATCAAAAGATATTTACTTCTCatgacattattatttttattattactataCACTGCTCACAATAATATATATCACGTTTGTTTTATAATGTTACAAATGAATGTTACGAGAAGTGTCCTTGATACACCGGTGTACTGGTAATGACAACTAGACTAGCATCGCGTTAACAGATAAAGTTCTATTTCTGTCACAGCATTTTTCTAAAGAAATGTTTCTAATTACATAAAAAGTTAACTTCATTGATACCGTTTAAGAAAAgcataaaagaaaaatcaacaaCAAGATCACTTTGAAGTAAAGGTTTCTCTGGCTAGCCAAATTATTTCTGGGAGTGCATTTTTAGTTTCGCTGTTGCCAAGATCAGGATGTTCTTTTCTATTCCTTTTACATGTTAGGAATGCAAAGCGGCCTTGAACAGCGACGCCAGACTTGTACTCCCTTAGAGTCTGAATTTGCAGGGGCAAATTATATCACAGAAATGATATTCATATCCCAAATATGTAACATTTGGCATCCTTTTATATACTGGAAGTTTGCTGCCTTGCAGACATCTACTGTATCCTGACAGTGCATAAACATGTCTATAAATAAACTTAAGCATGATTTATTAGACCAATTGTCCAAATTTCTTTGCTATAGTTAGTGAGTGGAGATAAAGCTTTGCAGCAGTAAAGTCCTCCTCGAGGATAGCACTGTGTTCTTCCTATCCATAACGACATGacaataaattttattttattttttacatttggaCCCTTTAATTTTGTCAAGCCAGTAATGTTTTACTTCAAGTTTGTAGCATTTCCTGGACAAAGAACTCAGAAGTTGCGATAACTCAGGAGAAAATGTGGTTATTGTCCTGAATGGTCTGGATTTCTTAACAGTGCAACATTAATGgtattaaacatgtttgcagTTGTCACTTGCATCGCATTAAGATCTCATTATTTACATGTTGATGCAGATATGGATGTAAATTAAAGCTGGTGAGCTAAGTTTTGTTATGAGATTTATGGCTTTAGGTCACTTTagttattttagttatttttattttttagttagtTTCACCTTCCTTAAGTAGGTATAGTAAGTCACTATGCTGGTATCCTTTATTGATTAGCCTAAGTCACAAATTTCAATTTATTCTGCACCTTTCCTTGACAAATGTTagcatttttgtatttattttttatttgttttgaatACAAAAATATCTCTAATGGTTTTCTTAAAACCTACTATGTTCAAAGCAAGCTTTATACACAACTTGTAGGAATGGAAATGGTGGTTACACCTGAATAAAACATAGGAACTTTATTGATTGATGCCTCTAAATGTATAATTTTCAAGATATGTCTCtgctaaaaacattttaagaaatGTGGTCATCCTGTTTCACCTCAAGCAAATTAGAGGTATTTTGGCAAATCAGAATGAATGAAGGCTCTGAAGAATCCAGTAACAATGGGATGAGTAATCCAGACACAAGCTGTCTTCACAGAGCTGCAGTTTCTGTGTTGGCAATGTCATTTGCTGTGGAATAAGAGGGGCCTCACCATGCCTGCAAGGACCTTGGGAAGCTGGGAGGCAATGACCTCTGTCATCATCTCTGGAAACTCCACTTTCATGGCATCTGCCTGGATGAAGGTACTCAAACAGAATAGGTTGACCTTCTTTACTAtctgttaaaaaagaaacatcaaTTTGTGTCTTGGTAGTTGTTAAAGTGGCAAAAACATATATACAGTTATACTGAGCTCTGTGGGGGAGCCTACATCATGAATGGCATCCATGAGTCTGGTGAGGTGGTAGAACCGCTGGGAACTTGCCACGATGCCCTTCTCCTTCATGTGAATAGCCTTGGTCAGCTCCCGGACGTAGTTTTGTCTCATTTCATCAAATGCTGCCTGACTTTTTAATCCTTCAAGAGGCACTAAGTGCAGAGAAGatatttgcatatttaaaaaaaatcggACTAAACATTTCAAAACAGTACTGTtagaaaaagtaaagaaatacTGGGGAGGTGTTATGCAAGTGCCAGCCAGCAAGATTTTAAAGGTAAATGCCGTTAGTAAAACTAGGATTGATAGCAGTTGCTACATAAATCTTGTCAAGATGCACACTGCTTTTATAAAACTGTCTTTATTGTGCAGTGCAGCTGTAACTGATCATAGCTTAGTTTGTAAGTCTCCTTAACGGCGTAAGAGTCTTACCTGTGTTAAGCAATATTATGGCTTTCATGCAAAGAAACTCTTCGCGTGTAACTTGAAGATTTGCAAACTCCTGAGGAATAAACTGTATCGCTAGGCAGAGGTCATAAATTGGAGATCTCCTCATTTGCTCCCTAATGGACAAAAGCACAAAGTGGTTTACGTCTCTGGATAACCAGTAGACTCTTTCTCAACTGAAATCACTAACTTGTGGATAAAAGAGTTCATGAGTCATCACCAACCGAAAGCCAACTTCAGTTGCCGATGACTGTGTTTACTTACTGGCTAAGAATCAGATCAGGTGCAAAGTATAAATATTCACTGGTGACATTCTGAAAGGAGCGCCACCCAAGAGAGAACACCATCAGGTTCATCCATGAGTACTGGATGAGTGTCATCTGATCATTGATGTGTAGATTACGAAAacctaaaaaaagaagaagaacatttaATTCATAACATTTCTTCTCATATATATATGGTTTTCCAGTAACAGTaatatttttgtctctgtaGGTGTTTACAGTCATATTAAACTATATTAAAATTTCCTGTCAAACACTTGACTCGGTGACAGTATTCAAGGCATTACAAAGTCTTCTATCTTGGCGTTTAGGACTTTAGACTTCCAATAAGGCTTGCCACTAGATCCCCATGACAACAACTGCAATGGCCCTGAGTTGCAGAAAGCTGTTACCTGGGAGAGATTTTGACCACTTCACAATCCACATCAGCTGTTTCTCACACAGCCTGTTGAGACTGGTGAGCAGAAGATGGGGAACATCAGGCTGGGAGTTGTCATAACCAGAGTACACCACCTCTGGTTCGATGTTTTCAAGGATGCTGATCATTTGTTGGGAGAGTTGTAGGTCATGAATGCCTGGTATGTAAGACATGGGAGTCAAGGCTTGGCTGTCACCGGGCATGGTCAAGTGGGACCGGAACATCAGGGATGGGGTCAAACCTGTGTCTTTCAAGGCCCCAAAGCGCTTCAGTTTCCTCCCTGTGACATGAACACAAGGTCTGGTTTGATCTGATGGCAAACCACTaaatttgtgccaataagacaTTTGAAAGATTAAAATAttctgaggggttttttttggttttttgagtcatgattttctttttaatctaaACATCCGGAATATTCTCTTTGGTTTTAATCATGGTTTCTTGGGACTACAtgataaataaaaccaaatgatACCTCCAAGCATCATTCCTGCTTGATAGCACTTTCGAAGGCGACATGCGGGGCAATTTTTTCTCCGAATTTTGTCCACAATGCAGTCATTCCGCCCAGCACAGAGATAGCTGTGATGGCCTGTTGAATGAATAGGTACAGACAATGCAAAACATTTTTAGCAGGAATGAATACTGTACTCCACACTGAGGCAGCACTCTGGCAGAAAATTAGATGTGAGGACAGAGTGACATGGCCACGGTGAGACATGGTGGCTCTAATATATCTCACACTGAAAGataacaggggaaaaaaactcccAAGTGGAAGAACAGGATGTACACTAGTAACTGTGATACTGTTGCTAATAACTATTAACAACTACCACAAAAGGTCATTATTATTCTTTTAGCTTGTTTTTAGGAACAATTTTTAAAGATTAACATAGAAAATACATGTCTAAGTACTAAGAGAGATTTTTCATTTGCTTAAATATAGTAGTATCACATTAGTAGTACATTACGCAGCATGTTGAATGACGGACATGAGGACAgaatcaaaagaaagaaaaagacacagtAAGGAGTAAAGCAGTGAAAACAAAGTGTGAGGAATGAATATGTGCATTGAGTTCACATgataatttaaagaaaagatgGTAAAATTTgagctaaaataaaaatgaaagtaattaAAGTGTTGTAGGCTACTTGATGACTTTACCTTTAATGTGAAGTATTTTACTgaaatacacacatatatacatatatatatgtgtgtgtgtgtgtgtgtgtgtgtgtgtgtgtgtgttgacattTGTTCAAGATTTTCTTTGCTCACCTTCAACCgctcttttaaaaaatactttacAGCTC
The genomic region above belongs to Oreochromis aureus strain Israel breed Guangdong linkage group 14, ZZ_aureus, whole genome shotgun sequence and contains:
- the pgr gene encoding progesterone receptor, producing the protein MENKANGKMGTNSTSVTDSTEASLSDVIEAGYSRSNTKLPADSRSLNCMSSVRNFGNVNTMIQGLNSSPDCAVFKDCNILEPSVGAKHFYDRNRDYLKCDGVPWEDFVIVQRTNVATSESLPGASLPSTSGACKFIKDEKEPSVIMDIPCQNFNPSPEISALDTDTDRKQHLGLSEGESTSFASAAAVSRPGLEVSPNFLVDLNQSDQLVNPVRADSRCGLSGKAAISFDPNAQTAGQLSIYKTDVPRWQMQASPGETQYWGQSAGVNEDPFRTSGYNGMQNQTQTLPQRNPSPFSTFLGMPPQRLCVICSDEASGCHYGVLTCGSCKVFFKRAVEGHHSYLCAGRNDCIVDKIRRKNCPACRLRKCYQAGMMLGGRKLKRFGALKDTGLTPSLMFRSHLTMPGDSQALTPMSYIPGIHDLQLSQQMISILENIEPEVVYSGYDNSQPDVPHLLLTSLNRLCEKQLMWIVKWSKSLPGFRNLHINDQMTLIQYSWMNLMVFSLGWRSFQNVTSEYLYFAPDLILSQEQMRRSPIYDLCLAIQFIPQEFANLQVTREEFLCMKAIILLNTVPLEGLKSQAAFDEMRQNYVRELTKAIHMKEKGIVASSQRFYHLTRLMDAIHDIVKKVNLFCLSTFIQADAMKVEFPEMMTEVIASQLPKVLAGMVRPLLFHSK